Proteins from a single region of Bombus pascuorum chromosome 5, iyBomPasc1.1, whole genome shotgun sequence:
- the LOC132906959 gene encoding endoribonuclease LACTB2, translating to MKVLTDLPLVSRLSSRVIRILGCNKGIMTLQGTNTYLVGTGTRRILIDTSDEKSSNEYTKILREVLEKEKATIQHLLITHYHADHLGGVNYVLDTLKAIDTTGCTSTVWKLPRASNDKKSTELEMQVQWEKLKDKQVVEVEGAKLRVEYTPGHTSDHACFMFEDEKILFCGDCVLGEGTAIFEDLETYLASLRKMLGMQAKVMYPGHGPVIEDPETVINYYIKHRLKRENDILSILEQNAKDNALSEVDIAKLLKMNVSKHFLEVVIYSIERHLNKLVKEGKVKGEKGKWQST from the exons atgaaagtttTAACTGATTTACCGTTAGTATCAAGATTATCTTCGAGAGTCATACGAATTTTGGGATGTAACAAAGGAATTATGACATTACAAGGTACAAACACATATCTTGTTGGTACAGGTACTAG ACGCATATTAATAGATACAAGTGATGAAAAATCTTCCAATgagtatacaaaaatattgcgTGAAGTcttagaaaaagagaaagcaaCTAttcaacatttattaattacacatTATCACGCTGACCATTTAGGGGGAGTAAATTATGTTTTAGATACATTAAAAGCAATTGATACCACAGGATGTACCAGTACAGTATGGAAATTACCAAGAGCTTCTAATGACAAAAAATCCACTGAACTTGAAATGCAAGTTCAATGGGAAAAGTTAAAAGATAAGCAGGTAGTGGAAGTAGAAGGAGCTAAACTTCGTGTTGAGTATACTCCAGGACATACATCCGATCATGCTTGCTTTATGTTCGAAGACGAAAAAATACTGTTTTGTGGAGATTGTGTTCTTGGTGAAGGTACTGCCATTTTTGAAGATTTAGAAACCTACTTGGCTTCTCTGAGAAAAATGTTGGGAATGCAGGCAAAAGTGATGTATCCAGGTCATGGACCTGTAATAGAAGATCCAGAaactgtaattaattattatattaagcATAGGTTAAAACGAGAGAATGACATTTTAAGTATCCTGGAGCAAAATGCAAAAGATAATGCATTATCTGAAGTAGATATTGCAAAACTTTTAAAGATG AATGTTTCAAAACATTTCTTGGAAGTAGTAATCTACAGCATAGAGCGTCATCTTAATAAATTAGTAAAAGAAGGTAAAGTGAAAGGCGAGAAAGGAAAGTGGCAAAGTACGTAA